A genomic stretch from Capricornis sumatraensis isolate serow.1 chromosome 4, serow.2, whole genome shotgun sequence includes:
- the RAD52 gene encoding DNA repair protein RAD52 homolog isoform X3 produces MSGTPEAVLGGRGSQPAGGSPVLCFGQYQYTVEEHQAIQNALRQRLGPEYISSRMAGGGQKVCYIEGHRVINLANEMFGYNGWAHSITQQNVDFVDLNNGKFYVGVCAFVRVQLKDGSYHEDVGYGVSEGLKSKALSLEKARKEAVTDGLKRALRSFGNALGNCILDKDYLRSLNKLPHQPPLEVDLTNTKRQDFEPSIEQARYSSCQQNATLEPPKAQEATSPCRRSHLAGPHTVTQGATESSSRSLAPGTAESEATLQRKLRQQQLQQQFRKQMERQQQAATSALSTGRTDQAATSASYQAQPPQDPLTFRATHPDRPAPRQS; encoded by the exons ATGTCCGGGACTCCAGAAGCAGTCCTTGGAGGCCGTGGCAGCCAGCCTGCTGGGGGCAGCCCTGTGCTATGCTTTGGTCAG TACCAGTACACAGTGGAAGAACACCAGGCCATCCAGAACGCCCTGAGGCAGAGGCTGGGCCCAGAGTACATCAGTAGCCGCATGGCTGGAGGAGGCCAGAAG GTGTGTTACATCGAGGGTCACAGGGTCATTAATCTGGCCAATGAGATGTTTGGCTACAATGGCTGGGCGCACTCCATCACTCAGCAGAACGTGG ATTTTGTTGACCTTAACAATGGCAAGTTCTACGTGGGCGTCTGTGCGTTTGTGCGAGTCCAGCTGAAG GATGGCTCGTATCATGAAGATGTGGGCTATGGTGTCAGCGAAGGCCTCAAGTCAAAAGCCTTGTCCTTGGAAAAGGCCAGGAAGGAGGCAGTAACAGATGGGCTGAAGCGGGCGCTGAG AAGTTTTGGGAACGCACTCGGAAACTGTATTCTGGACAAAGACTATCTGAGGTCACTGAACAAGCTTCCACACCAG CCACCTCTTGAAGTGGATTTAACTAACACAAAGAGACAAGATTTTGAACCATCTATTGAACAAGCCAGATACAGCAGCTGCCAGCAGAATGCGACCCTGGAGCCCCCTAAAGCCCAGGAGGCGACCTCTCCATGCAGACGGAGCCACTTGGCTGGACCCCACACCGTGACACAGGGGGCCACGGAGAGCAGCTCCCG AAGCCTGGCCCCCGGCACCGCGGAGAGCGAAGCCACGCTCCAGCGGAAGCTccggcagcagcagctgcagcagcagttccggaaacagatggagagacagcAGCAGGCTGCCACCTCTGCTCTGTCCACTGGAAGGACGGACCAGG CTGCCACCAGTGCCTCCTACCAAGCCCAG